In Brachionichthys hirsutus isolate HB-005 chromosome 5, CSIRO-AGI_Bhir_v1, whole genome shotgun sequence, a single genomic region encodes these proteins:
- the si:ch73-62b13.1 gene encoding carbohydrate sulfotransferase 1-like, with the protein MECSWKTVLLLVCASLGVQYTAIRTLRDSLSGPCQGASHCQTRHRDTRWRALCDDSLMPTESPRKHILLFATTRSGSSFTGQLLNQHPGIFYVFEPLYHVQQAFTNSSSRVRRTLDRRALLGAYRDLLLNLYTCDIHFMENYIRPEPQGHVTSSFFRRSSSHALCSSPVCSEGGDSPGPDPPDEAWCPRKCGALNLTLASMSCQSRGFVAIKTVRVPEVGDLRTLTEDPRLDLKIIHLVRDPRAILASRMMAFSDQFRAWKIWNATGRQPRYVDLSQITSTCKDMVASAETGLQRPAWLRGRYLLVRYEDLAFNPVGKASEIYRFVGLEMEDRVRTWITRNTNSNVSSLSEWNYKYSTTRDSRVAAESWRLRLGFDVTRTVQNLCNDTLALLGYKKVHSEAELRNVTHSLVGQRTFQPIT; encoded by the exons ATGGAGTGCTCCTGGAAgacggtgctgctgctggtgtgtgcgtctctgGGGGTTCAGTACACAGCTATCCGCACCCTGAGGGACTCCCTGTCTGGACCCTGTCAGGGAGCTTCCCACTGCCAAACCAGGCACAGAG ACACTCGGTGGAGAGCCTTGTGTGACGACAGTTTGATGCCCACGGAGTCACCTCGGAAGCACATCCTGCTCTTTGCCACCACGCGCAGTGGCTCTTCCTTCACCGGGCAGCTCCTCAACCAACACCCTGGAATCTTCTATGTGTTTGAGCCTCTCTACCACGTCCAGCAAGCCTTCACCAACTCCAGCAGCAGGGTGCGTCGTACCCTGGACCGCCGAGCTCTACTGGGAGCATATCGGGACCTCCTCCTCAACTTGTACACCTGTGACATTCACTTCATGGAAAATTACATCCGGCCAGAACCACAGGGTCACGTCACAAGTTCCTTCTTTCGCAGGAGTTCCAGCCACGCCCTTTGCTCCTCTCCCGTGTGTTCAGAAGGAGGAGATTCACCAGGGCCTGATCCACCTGATGAAGCCTGGTGTCCCAGGAAGTGTGGGGCCCTGAACCTCACCTTAGCCTCCATGTCTTGTCAGTCAAGGGGATTTGTTGCTATAAAGACTGTGCGGGTCCCAGAGGTGGGGGACCTGCGCACCCTGACAGAAGACCCACGTCTGGACCTGAAGATCATCCACCTGGTCAGAGACCCGAGAGCTATCCTTGCCTCACGCATGATGGCATTTTCAGATCAGTTCCGTGCTTGGAAGATATGGAACGCAACAGGACGGCAGCCCCGATACGTTGACCTGTCGCAGATCACTAGCACCTGTAAGGACATGGTGGCCTCGGCAGAAACAGGCCTTCAAAGACCGGCATGGCTGCGGGGGCGCTACCTGCTAGTGCGGTATGAGGACCTGGCATTCAATCCAGTGGGCAAGGCCAGTGAGATCTACAGGTTTGTTGGCCTGGAGATGGAGGACAGGGTAAGGACGTGGATTACGAGGAACACCAACAGTAATGTGTCTTCTCTGTCTGAGTGGAACTACAAGTACTCCACCACCAGAGACTCCAGAGTGGCGGCCGAGAGCTGGAGGCTTCGTCTCGGCTTCGACGTCACGAGGACTGTCCAGAATCTCTGCAACGACACTCTGGCTCTGCTCGGATACAAGAAGGTTCACTCCGAAGCTGAACTCAGAAACGTGACACACAGTTTAGTAGGACAGAGGACCTTTCAACCAATCACGTAG